A window of Microbacterium luteolum contains these coding sequences:
- the lgt gene encoding prolipoprotein diacylglyceryl transferase: MSLALHSTFNGVLASIPSPPVSYFDLGPVRIHFYALCIIAGIIAAALITNHRLTKRGAEPWVVIDISILAVPIAIIGARIFHVLTHPNFYFGEGKNTWNPFEPGSVWAIWEGGIAIFGALIGGAIGAYLGCRWTGIRFWTFADALAPGLLLAQAMGRFGNWFNHELFGLPTDLPWGLEIESTNSAFPPGLPEGTLFHPTFLYEVLWNGLGVLVLLWLGRKLFFQWGRLFAIYLIWYSAGRVVWESIRIDPSEIILGLRSNVWAAIIGVVVGLAILIVQTRRHPGLEPSPYQPGRGRSDEGADVESQDNPSDFVDLSEPPAEEVTAGASATSVAPTDTDGSR; this comes from the coding sequence ATGTCCCTCGCGCTCCACAGCACCTTCAACGGCGTGCTCGCCAGCATCCCGAGCCCTCCTGTGTCGTACTTCGACCTGGGGCCGGTTCGGATCCACTTCTACGCCCTGTGCATCATCGCCGGCATCATCGCGGCCGCGCTGATCACCAACCACCGCCTGACCAAGCGCGGTGCGGAGCCGTGGGTCGTGATCGACATCTCGATCCTCGCGGTCCCGATCGCGATCATCGGCGCGCGCATCTTCCACGTGCTGACCCACCCGAACTTCTACTTCGGCGAGGGCAAGAACACCTGGAACCCCTTCGAGCCGGGTTCGGTCTGGGCGATCTGGGAGGGTGGCATCGCCATCTTCGGAGCGCTTATCGGCGGCGCGATCGGCGCCTACCTCGGATGCCGGTGGACCGGCATCCGCTTCTGGACCTTCGCCGACGCCCTCGCGCCCGGCCTCCTGCTCGCGCAGGCCATGGGCCGCTTCGGCAACTGGTTCAACCACGAGCTCTTCGGCCTGCCGACCGACCTGCCCTGGGGACTCGAGATCGAGTCGACGAACTCCGCCTTCCCTCCCGGCCTTCCCGAGGGCACGCTGTTCCACCCCACGTTCCTGTACGAGGTGCTCTGGAACGGTCTGGGCGTTCTCGTGCTGCTGTGGCTCGGCCGCAAGCTCTTCTTCCAGTGGGGTCGCCTGTTCGCGATCTACCTCATCTGGTACAGCGCAGGACGCGTCGTCTGGGAGTCGATCCGCATCGACCCGAGCGAGATCATCCTCGGCCTGCGCAGCAACGTCTGGGCGGCGATCATCGGTGTCGTCGTGGGCCTCGCGATCCTGATCGTGCAGACGCGCCGTCACCCCGGCCTCGAGCCGTCGCCCTACCAGCCGGGCCGCGGACGGAGTGACGAAGGCGCTGATGTAGAATCGCAGGACAATCCCTCTGACTTCGTGGACCTGAGCGAGCCTCCGGCCGAAGAAGTCACCGCAGGAGCCAGCGCCACAAGCGTCGCTCCCACGGACACGGACGGCTCTCGATAG
- the pyk gene encoding pyruvate kinase, producing the protein MRRAKIVATLGPATSTYETVRALIDAGVDVARLNLSHGDYSVHENNYANVRRAADDAGRAVAILVDLQGPKIRLGKFENGPYELAKGDIFKITTEDIIGNKEICGTTFKGLPQDVKPGDFLLIDDGKVRVEVVETDGVVVTTKVIVAGAVSNNKGINLPGVAVNVPALSEKDEDDLRWGLRIGADLIALSFVRNASDVTRVHEIMAEEGVRVPVIAKVEKPQAVDALEEIVDAFDSIMVARGDLGVELPLEAVPIVQKRAVELARRMAKPVIVATQMLESMINSPVPTRAETSDVANAVLDGADAVMLSGETSVGDYPVVVVETMARIIESTEEHGLERIAPLTTKPRTQGGAITLAALEVAEFVDAKFLCVFTQSGDSARRLSRLRSRIPMLAFTPEPDIRRRMALTWGIRSTLVDMVQHTDLMYLQVDDYLLKSGLAQEGDKVVVISGSPPGIVGSTNDIRVHKVGDAVNGAAPIYKEATV; encoded by the coding sequence TTGAGACGCGCGAAAATCGTCGCCACCCTGGGCCCCGCCACCTCCACCTATGAGACGGTGCGCGCACTGATCGATGCGGGGGTGGATGTCGCACGCCTGAACCTCAGCCACGGCGACTACTCCGTGCATGAGAACAACTACGCCAACGTGCGCCGTGCCGCGGACGACGCCGGCCGCGCTGTCGCCATCCTCGTCGACCTCCAGGGGCCGAAGATCCGTCTCGGCAAGTTCGAGAACGGCCCCTACGAGCTCGCCAAGGGCGACATCTTCAAGATCACCACCGAAGACATCATCGGCAACAAGGAGATCTGCGGCACGACCTTCAAGGGTCTGCCGCAGGACGTCAAGCCCGGTGACTTCCTCCTGATCGACGATGGCAAGGTGCGCGTCGAGGTCGTCGAGACCGATGGCGTCGTCGTCACCACGAAGGTCATCGTCGCCGGAGCCGTGTCGAACAACAAGGGCATCAACCTTCCCGGTGTCGCCGTGAACGTCCCCGCGCTGAGCGAGAAGGACGAAGACGACCTCCGCTGGGGCCTGCGCATCGGCGCCGACCTGATCGCGCTGTCGTTCGTCCGCAACGCGTCCGACGTCACCCGCGTGCACGAGATCATGGCCGAAGAGGGTGTCCGGGTTCCGGTCATCGCGAAGGTCGAGAAGCCGCAGGCCGTCGATGCCCTCGAAGAGATCGTCGACGCGTTCGACTCGATCATGGTCGCCCGTGGCGATCTGGGTGTCGAACTGCCGCTCGAAGCCGTCCCGATCGTGCAGAAGCGCGCTGTCGAGCTCGCCCGTCGCATGGCGAAGCCCGTCATCGTCGCGACGCAGATGCTCGAGTCGATGATCAACAGCCCGGTGCCGACGCGTGCCGAGACCTCCGATGTCGCCAACGCCGTGCTCGATGGCGCCGATGCGGTCATGCTCTCCGGCGAGACCAGCGTCGGTGACTACCCGGTCGTGGTCGTCGAGACCATGGCCCGCATCATCGAGTCGACCGAGGAGCACGGCCTGGAGCGCATCGCGCCGCTCACCACCAAGCCGCGCACCCAGGGCGGTGCGATCACCCTCGCCGCCCTCGAGGTCGCCGAGTTCGTCGACGCGAAGTTCCTCTGCGTCTTCACGCAGTCGGGCGACTCCGCTCGTCGTCTCTCGCGTCTGCGCTCGCGCATCCCGATGCTGGCCTTCACGCCCGAGCCCGACATCCGCCGCCGTATGGCGCTCACGTGGGGCATCCGCTCGACCCTCGTCGACATGGTGCAGCACACCGACCTGATGTATCTGCAGGTCGACGACTATCTGCTCAAGAGCGGCCTGGCTCAGGAAGGGGACAAGGTCGTCGTGATCTCCGGTTCCCCTCCCGGAATCGTCGGCTCGACGAACGACATCCGCGTCCACAAGGTGGGCGATGCCGTGAACGGCGCCGCACCGATCTACAAGGAAGCCACCGTCTGA
- the trpB gene encoding tryptophan synthase subunit beta, protein MSLRDQHGPYFGEFGGRYMPESLIAAIDELTVAYEAAVADPEFRAELAQLLSSYAGRPSAITEVPRFAEHAGGARIFLKREDLNHTGSHKINNVLGQALLTKRLGKTRVIAETGAGQHGVATATAAALFGLDCTIYMGEVDTERQALNVARMRLLGAEVVAVTSGSRTLKDAINDAYRDWVASVETTNYIFGTAAGPHPFPAMVRDFQKIIGEEARAQLLDEVGRLPDAVFACVGGGSNAIGMFDAFLDDESVKLYGVEAAGDGVDTDRHAASIERGRPGVLHGAKTYVLQNGDGQTIESHSISAGLDYPGVGPEHSWLADIGRAEYIPATDDEAMQALRLLSRTEGIIPAIESAHALAGALRVGRELGPDAIIAICLSGRGDKDMDTAARYFELYDEAALAHDVAEESAAEKAASKGEPEL, encoded by the coding sequence ATGAGTCTGCGCGACCAGCACGGACCCTACTTCGGAGAGTTCGGCGGGCGGTACATGCCCGAGTCGCTGATCGCCGCGATCGACGAACTCACGGTGGCCTACGAGGCTGCGGTGGCCGATCCGGAGTTCCGCGCCGAGCTCGCCCAGCTCCTGAGCTCGTACGCCGGTCGCCCCTCGGCGATCACCGAGGTGCCGCGGTTCGCTGAGCACGCCGGTGGTGCGCGGATCTTCCTGAAGCGCGAGGACCTGAACCACACCGGGTCCCACAAGATCAACAACGTCCTCGGTCAGGCCCTGCTCACCAAGCGGCTCGGCAAGACCCGCGTGATCGCCGAGACCGGTGCCGGTCAGCACGGCGTCGCCACGGCGACCGCTGCCGCACTGTTCGGGCTCGACTGCACGATCTACATGGGCGAGGTCGACACCGAGCGCCAGGCCCTCAACGTGGCGCGGATGCGCCTGCTCGGCGCCGAGGTCGTCGCGGTCACCTCCGGCTCCCGCACCCTCAAGGACGCGATCAACGACGCGTACCGCGACTGGGTGGCATCCGTCGAGACGACCAACTACATCTTCGGCACCGCCGCAGGCCCGCACCCGTTCCCGGCGATGGTCCGCGACTTCCAGAAGATCATCGGCGAGGAGGCCAGGGCGCAGCTCCTCGACGAGGTCGGTCGGCTCCCCGACGCGGTCTTCGCCTGCGTCGGCGGCGGGTCGAACGCGATCGGCATGTTCGACGCGTTCCTGGACGACGAGAGCGTGAAGCTCTACGGTGTGGAGGCCGCCGGAGACGGTGTCGACACCGACCGCCACGCCGCCTCCATCGAACGCGGACGCCCCGGCGTGCTCCACGGAGCGAAGACCTACGTGCTGCAGAACGGCGACGGCCAGACGATCGAGTCGCACTCGATCTCCGCGGGCCTCGACTACCCCGGCGTCGGTCCCGAGCACTCCTGGTTGGCCGACATCGGCCGTGCGGAGTACATCCCGGCCACCGACGACGAGGCGATGCAGGCGCTGCGCCTGCTCAGCCGCACCGAGGGCATCATCCCGGCGATCGAGTCGGCGCACGCCCTCGCCGGTGCGCTGCGTGTCGGCCGCGAGCTCGGGCCGGATGCGATCATCGCCATCTGCCTGTCCGGGCGCGGCGACAAGGACATGGACACGGCGGCGCGCTACTTCGAGCTGTACGACGAAGCGGCCCTGGCGCACGACGTCGCAGAGGAGAGCGCCGCCGAGAAGGCGGCCTCGAAGGGGGAACCGGAACTGTGA
- a CDS encoding glutamate synthase subunit beta, whose amino-acid sequence MADPKGFMKVTERELPARRPVPVRIMDWKEVYERGDKAVLQRQAGRCMDCGVPFCHSGCPLGNLIPEWNDLTWRGEGRAAIERLHATNNFPEFTGRLCPAPCESSCVLGINQPAVTIKQIEVSIIDEAFAKGWVEPEPPERLTGKTVAVVGSGPAGLAAAQQLTRAGHTVAVFERDDRIGGLLRYGIPDFKMEKGQLETRLRQMQEEGTRFRAGVEIGKDISWADLRARYDAVVIATGATVPRDLPIPGRDLDGVHFAMEYLVESNHAVAGDKVTNQITAEGKHVIVIGGGDTGADCIGTAHRQGALSVTNLAIGKQPGTERPDHQPWPMMPTVFEIASAHEEGGERMFLASTVEFLANEVGEVRALRVAETEYIDGRRVPKSGTEREIPADLVLIAMGFTGPEQDGYTEETLPQVTDRGAFRRDTTYESTVSGVFVAGDAGRGQSLIVWAIAEGRAAAANVDRFLMGTTVLPEPVRPHDVAIGLQPA is encoded by the coding sequence GTGGCTGATCCCAAAGGCTTCATGAAGGTGACCGAGCGGGAACTCCCCGCACGACGTCCCGTGCCCGTGCGCATCATGGACTGGAAAGAGGTCTATGAGCGCGGCGACAAGGCCGTGCTGCAGCGCCAGGCCGGCCGCTGCATGGACTGCGGTGTGCCGTTCTGCCACTCCGGCTGCCCCCTCGGCAACCTCATCCCTGAGTGGAACGACCTCACGTGGCGCGGCGAGGGCCGTGCGGCCATCGAGCGCCTGCACGCCACCAACAACTTCCCGGAGTTCACCGGACGGCTGTGCCCGGCACCGTGCGAGAGCTCGTGCGTGCTCGGCATCAACCAGCCCGCGGTCACGATCAAGCAGATCGAGGTCTCGATCATCGACGAGGCCTTCGCGAAGGGCTGGGTCGAGCCCGAGCCGCCCGAGCGCCTCACCGGCAAGACGGTCGCCGTCGTCGGATCCGGCCCCGCCGGCCTCGCCGCCGCGCAGCAGCTGACACGCGCCGGACACACGGTCGCGGTGTTCGAGCGCGATGACCGGATCGGCGGACTGCTCCGCTACGGCATCCCCGACTTCAAGATGGAGAAGGGACAGCTGGAGACGCGTCTTCGCCAGATGCAGGAAGAGGGCACCCGCTTCCGTGCGGGTGTCGAGATCGGCAAGGACATCTCCTGGGCCGACCTGCGCGCACGCTACGACGCGGTCGTCATCGCGACCGGCGCGACGGTGCCGCGCGACCTTCCGATCCCCGGGCGCGACCTCGACGGCGTGCACTTCGCCATGGAGTACCTGGTCGAGTCGAACCACGCGGTCGCCGGTGACAAGGTCACCAATCAGATCACCGCCGAGGGCAAGCACGTCATCGTGATCGGCGGCGGCGACACCGGCGCCGACTGCATCGGCACCGCACACCGACAGGGCGCGCTGAGCGTGACCAACCTCGCGATCGGCAAGCAGCCCGGCACCGAGCGTCCCGACCACCAGCCGTGGCCGATGATGCCGACCGTGTTCGAGATCGCGTCCGCGCACGAGGAGGGCGGCGAGCGGATGTTCCTCGCCTCCACCGTCGAGTTCCTCGCGAACGAGGTCGGCGAGGTGCGGGCACTCCGCGTCGCCGAGACCGAGTACATCGACGGCCGTCGCGTTCCCAAGAGCGGCACCGAGCGCGAGATCCCCGCGGACCTCGTGCTGATCGCGATGGGCTTCACCGGTCCGGAGCAGGACGGCTACACCGAGGAGACCCTCCCGCAGGTGACCGACCGCGGTGCGTTCCGTCGCGACACCACCTACGAGTCCACGGTCTCCGGTGTCTTCGTCGCCGGAGATGCCGGACGCGGGCAGTCCCTCATCGTCTGGGCCATCGCCGAGGGCCGCGCGGCTGCAGCCAACGTCGATCGGTTCCTGATGGGCACCACGGTGCTTCCCGAGCCGGTGCGACCGCATGATGTCGCGATCGGACTCCAGCCCGCGTAG
- the trpA gene encoding tryptophan synthase subunit alpha has product MSRVEQAIAAAHADGRSAFIGYLPVGFPDLETSIQAAIALAENGVDIIELGPPYSDPVMDGAVIQEATTQALAAGFTTADLFTAVRAITAATDAPVLVMTYWNPVLQYGIDRYADDLLAAGGAGLITPDITPDVAGEWIAASQRTGLDRVFLAAPTSTDERLDLVVKSSTGFVYTVSTMGITGERTELDRAARTLVARLRDHGVARACVGIGISTAEQIAGVSEYADGAIVGTALVRALRDGGIPALAEVTRNLASGTSSARPDHEN; this is encoded by the coding sequence GTGAGCCGCGTGGAACAGGCGATCGCCGCCGCACACGCCGACGGACGCAGCGCCTTCATCGGCTACCTCCCCGTCGGCTTCCCCGACCTCGAGACCAGCATCCAGGCAGCCATCGCGCTCGCGGAGAACGGTGTCGACATCATCGAGCTCGGCCCGCCGTACAGCGATCCGGTGATGGACGGCGCGGTCATCCAGGAGGCGACGACCCAGGCGCTGGCCGCCGGGTTCACGACGGCCGATCTGTTCACGGCCGTGCGCGCCATCACGGCCGCCACCGACGCGCCGGTGCTCGTGATGACCTACTGGAACCCGGTACTGCAGTACGGCATCGACCGTTACGCGGACGACCTGCTCGCGGCCGGCGGCGCCGGGCTCATCACGCCCGACATCACGCCGGACGTCGCAGGGGAGTGGATCGCCGCGAGCCAGCGCACCGGACTCGACCGCGTCTTCCTGGCTGCACCCACCTCCACGGACGAGCGCCTCGATCTCGTCGTGAAGTCGTCCACCGGCTTCGTGTACACCGTCTCGACCATGGGCATCACCGGAGAGCGCACCGAGCTCGACCGGGCCGCTCGCACGCTCGTCGCGCGCCTGCGCGATCACGGAGTCGCCCGCGCCTGCGTCGGCATCGGCATCTCCACCGCCGAGCAGATCGCCGGCGTCTCGGAGTACGCCGACGGCGCGATCGTCGGCACCGCGCTCGTCCGCGCGCTGCGCGACGGCGGCATCCCGGCTCTCGCCGAGGTCACCCGAAACCTGGCATCCGGCACGTCGTCGGCACGCCCCGATCACGAGAACTAG
- the gltB gene encoding glutamate synthase large subunit: protein MASSDLRAPVGLHYPAKQGMYNPAFEKDACGLAMVATLRGTPGHDIIALALQALRNLEHRGAIGSDAGTGDGAGILTQMPDAFLREVAGFELPPVGEYAAGLAFLPRDSSERRQQKAGIEKIARAEGLRVLGWREVPTANDNLGKLADEARPAFEQLFVSAGGATHAQAPLTGIALDRVAYRLRKRAGHELGAYFVSLSSRTLGYKGMVTTLQLEPFYPDLQDERFASELAVVHSRYSTNTFPSWPLAQPLRMLAHNGEINTVGGNRNWMRARQSQLESELLGDVAPLLPICTDGASDSASFDEVLELLTLTGRSLPHAIMMMVPEAYEKQSDITPELRSFYEYHSNQMEPWDGPAALIFTDGTLVGATLDRNGLRPGRWTETTDGLVVIGSETGVLTFEPERIKRRGRLQPGKMFLVDTAQRRIVEDQEIKRELSTMHPWQDWLDAGAVRLADLPEREHIVHPPASITRRQRTFGYTEEEVRILLTPMGQTGVEPLGAMGSDTPIAVLSKRPRLLFDYFTQQFAQVTNPPLDSIREEVVTSLKLGLGPESNLLSWGPEHTRTVSLDFPVIDNDELAKIRHIDKALPDRSSVTVRGLYHFDSGPDSLAERLTEMCAEVDEAIENGAEFIILSDRDSNKDLTPIPSLLMVSAIHHHLIRRENRMKVGLIVEAGDVREVHHVATLIGYGASAINPYLAMETVEHLVRTGYITGITPEKAVKNLIYALGKGVLKIMSKMGISTVSSYAGAQVFEAVGLSQEFIDAYFTRTESKLGGIGIEEIFAENQARHDYAYPEDAAARAHERLWTGGEYQWRRDGSPHLFNPETVFKLQHSTRTRRYDIFREYTKLVDDQAAELKTLRGLFSLRTGTRKPVPLDEVEPVSAIVKRFSTGAMSYGSISREAHETLAIAMNRIGGKSNTGEGGEDPDRLVDPERRSAIKQVASGRFGVTSLYLTESDDIQIKLAQGAKPGEGGQLPPTKVYPWVARTRHATAGVGLISPPPHHDIYSIEDLKQLIFDLKRANPEARIHTKLVSQSGIGAVSAGVAKALSDVILVSGHDGGTGASPLNSLKHAGTPWELGLAETQQTLMLNGMRDRVVVQVDGQLKTGRDVIIGALLGAEEFGFATAPLVVSGCIMMRVCHLDTCPVGVATQNPALRERFTGKPEFVVNFMEFIAEEVRELLSELGYRSIDEIVGRADLIEMNAAVDHWKAEGLDLSPVLDGPVFPAGEPRRSGRAQDHELEKHFDVQLIDIAKGALLNGEPVVVELPIANTERAVGTMLGHQVTSRHGAAGLPKETIDVTLHGTAGQSLGAFLPPGIVLRLEGDANDYVGKGLSGGDITIRPPRGSSIAPHENVIAGNVIGYGATSGTMFISGVVGERFLVRNSGATAVVEGVGDHALEYMTGGLAVILGSTGRNFGAGMSGGVAYVHALDTGKVNAQSLGSGELLLEQLDRADLEVLRSLLTEHVERTASPRASALLERFEETAAEFVKVLPRDFAAVRSMREEALAEGIDPDGDIVWNRILEVTGG from the coding sequence ATGGCATCGAGCGACCTCCGCGCACCCGTCGGGCTGCACTACCCGGCCAAGCAGGGCATGTACAACCCGGCGTTCGAGAAGGACGCCTGCGGCCTCGCCATGGTGGCGACGCTGCGTGGCACGCCAGGACACGACATCATCGCGCTCGCGCTCCAGGCGCTGCGCAACCTGGAGCACCGCGGTGCGATCGGGTCGGATGCCGGCACCGGCGACGGAGCGGGCATCCTCACGCAGATGCCCGATGCTTTCCTGCGCGAGGTGGCGGGCTTCGAGCTGCCCCCGGTGGGGGAGTACGCCGCAGGGCTCGCCTTCCTGCCGCGCGATTCGAGCGAGCGTCGCCAGCAGAAGGCCGGGATCGAGAAGATCGCCCGCGCCGAGGGACTGCGCGTGCTCGGCTGGCGCGAGGTGCCGACGGCCAACGACAACCTCGGCAAGCTCGCCGACGAGGCCCGTCCGGCTTTCGAGCAGCTGTTCGTGAGCGCCGGCGGCGCCACCCATGCACAGGCCCCGCTCACCGGAATCGCGCTCGACCGCGTCGCCTACCGTCTGCGCAAGCGCGCCGGCCACGAGCTCGGCGCCTACTTCGTCTCGCTCTCGAGCCGCACGCTCGGCTACAAGGGCATGGTCACGACGCTCCAGCTCGAGCCGTTCTACCCCGATCTCCAGGACGAGCGCTTCGCCTCCGAGCTGGCCGTCGTGCACTCGCGGTACTCGACGAACACCTTCCCGTCGTGGCCTCTCGCACAGCCCCTGCGGATGCTCGCCCACAACGGCGAGATCAACACGGTCGGCGGAAACCGCAACTGGATGCGCGCGCGTCAGTCGCAGCTCGAGTCCGAACTGCTCGGCGACGTCGCGCCGCTGCTGCCCATCTGCACCGACGGCGCCAGTGACTCGGCCTCCTTCGACGAAGTGCTCGAGCTGCTGACGCTCACGGGCCGCAGCCTTCCGCACGCCATCATGATGATGGTCCCTGAGGCGTATGAGAAGCAGTCGGACATCACGCCCGAGCTCCGCTCCTTCTACGAGTACCACTCGAACCAGATGGAGCCGTGGGACGGACCCGCCGCGCTCATCTTCACCGACGGGACGCTCGTCGGCGCCACCCTCGACCGCAACGGCCTGCGCCCCGGTCGCTGGACCGAGACCACCGACGGCCTCGTCGTGATCGGCTCGGAGACCGGTGTCCTGACATTTGAGCCGGAGCGCATCAAGCGGCGCGGCCGCCTGCAGCCCGGCAAGATGTTCCTCGTCGACACCGCCCAGCGGCGCATCGTCGAGGACCAGGAGATCAAGCGCGAGCTCTCCACGATGCACCCGTGGCAGGACTGGCTGGACGCCGGAGCGGTGCGACTCGCGGATCTCCCGGAGCGCGAGCACATCGTGCACCCGCCGGCCTCGATCACCCGCCGTCAGCGCACGTTCGGGTACACCGAGGAGGAGGTGCGCATCCTGCTGACCCCGATGGGCCAGACCGGTGTCGAGCCCCTCGGCGCGATGGGATCGGACACCCCGATCGCCGTGCTCAGCAAGCGTCCGCGCCTGCTCTTCGACTACTTCACGCAGCAATTCGCGCAGGTGACCAACCCGCCGCTGGACTCGATCCGCGAAGAGGTCGTCACGAGCCTCAAGCTCGGTCTCGGTCCGGAGAGCAACCTGCTCTCGTGGGGTCCGGAGCACACCCGCACCGTGTCGCTCGACTTCCCCGTGATCGACAACGACGAGCTCGCGAAGATCCGCCACATCGACAAGGCCCTGCCGGACCGGTCGAGCGTGACCGTGCGCGGTCTGTACCACTTCGACTCGGGGCCCGACTCGCTCGCCGAGCGTCTCACCGAGATGTGCGCGGAGGTGGACGAGGCGATCGAGAACGGCGCCGAGTTCATCATCCTGTCCGACCGCGACTCGAACAAGGATCTGACGCCGATCCCCTCGCTGCTCATGGTCTCGGCGATCCATCACCACCTGATCCGCCGCGAGAACCGCATGAAGGTCGGTCTCATCGTCGAAGCGGGCGACGTGCGCGAGGTGCACCACGTCGCGACGCTCATCGGCTACGGCGCCTCGGCGATCAACCCGTACCTGGCGATGGAGACGGTCGAGCACCTGGTGCGCACCGGCTACATCACCGGTATCACGCCGGAGAAGGCCGTCAAGAACCTGATCTACGCGCTCGGCAAGGGCGTGCTGAAGATCATGTCGAAGATGGGCATCTCCACGGTGTCCTCCTACGCCGGCGCCCAGGTCTTCGAGGCCGTGGGCCTCAGCCAGGAGTTCATCGACGCCTACTTCACTCGGACCGAGTCCAAGCTCGGCGGGATCGGCATCGAGGAGATCTTCGCCGAGAACCAGGCGCGTCACGACTACGCCTACCCGGAGGATGCCGCGGCCCGTGCGCACGAGCGCCTGTGGACCGGCGGCGAGTACCAGTGGCGTCGCGACGGCTCTCCGCACCTGTTCAACCCGGAGACGGTCTTCAAGCTGCAGCACTCCACGCGGACGCGTCGCTACGACATCTTCCGCGAGTACACGAAGCTCGTCGACGACCAGGCTGCGGAGCTCAAGACGCTGCGTGGACTCTTCAGCCTGCGCACCGGCACCCGCAAGCCCGTCCCGCTGGACGAGGTCGAGCCGGTGTCCGCGATCGTCAAGCGCTTCTCGACGGGAGCGATGAGCTACGGCTCGATCTCCCGCGAGGCGCACGAGACCCTCGCGATCGCCATGAACCGGATCGGCGGCAAGTCGAACACCGGTGAGGGCGGCGAAGACCCCGACCGCCTGGTCGACCCCGAGCGTCGCAGCGCGATCAAGCAGGTCGCGTCCGGCCGCTTCGGCGTCACGAGCCTCTACCTCACCGAGTCGGACGACATCCAGATCAAGCTCGCGCAGGGTGCCAAGCCCGGCGAGGGCGGCCAGCTGCCGCCGACCAAGGTGTACCCGTGGGTGGCGCGCACGCGTCACGCGACCGCCGGCGTGGGGCTCATCTCGCCGCCGCCGCACCACGACATCTACTCGATCGAGGACCTCAAGCAGCTCATCTTCGACCTGAAGAGGGCGAACCCCGAGGCGCGCATCCACACCAAGCTCGTGAGCCAGTCGGGCATCGGCGCGGTCTCTGCCGGTGTGGCGAAGGCGCTCAGCGATGTGATCCTGGTCTCCGGGCATGACGGTGGCACGGGCGCGAGTCCGCTGAACTCGCTCAAGCACGCGGGAACGCCGTGGGAGCTCGGCCTGGCCGAGACGCAGCAGACCCTCATGCTCAACGGCATGCGCGACCGTGTGGTCGTGCAGGTCGACGGTCAGCTCAAGACCGGCCGTGACGTGATCATCGGCGCCCTGCTCGGCGCGGAGGAGTTCGGCTTCGCCACGGCCCCGCTCGTGGTGAGCGGCTGCATCATGATGCGCGTCTGCCACCTCGACACGTGCCCGGTCGGCGTCGCGACGCAGAACCCCGCTCTGCGCGAGCGGTTCACGGGCAAGCCGGAGTTCGTCGTCAACTTCATGGAGTTCATCGCCGAGGAGGTGCGCGAGCTCCTGTCCGAGCTCGGATACCGCTCGATCGACGAGATCGTCGGCCGTGCCGACCTCATCGAGATGAATGCCGCGGTCGACCACTGGAAGGCCGAGGGCCTGGATCTCAGCCCGGTGCTCGACGGCCCCGTGTTTCCGGCCGGCGAGCCGCGTCGCAGCGGTCGCGCGCAGGACCACGAGCTCGAGAAGCACTTCGACGTGCAGCTGATCGACATCGCGAAGGGCGCGCTCCTCAACGGCGAGCCCGTCGTCGTCGAGCTCCCGATCGCGAACACCGAGCGGGCGGTCGGCACGATGCTCGGCCACCAGGTCACGTCGCGGCACGGCGCCGCGGGGCTCCCGAAGGAGACCATCGACGTCACCCTGCACGGAACCGCAGGGCAGTCGCTCGGCGCGTTCCTGCCGCCGGGGATCGTGCTGCGGCTGGAGGGCGACGCCAACGATTACGTGGGCAAGGGCCTGTCCGGCGGCGACATCACGATCCGTCCGCCGCGCGGCTCCTCGATCGCGCCGCACGAGAACGTGATCGCCGGCAACGTCATCGGCTACGGTGCGACCTCCGGCACGATGTTCATCTCGGGTGTCGTGGGTGAGCGGTTCCTCGTCCGCAACTCGGGCGCCACCGCCGTCGTGGAGGGCGTGGGAGACCACGCGCTCGAGTACATGACCGGCGGACTCGCCGTGATCCTCGGCAGCACCGGCCGCAACTTCGGCGCCGGAATGTCCGGCGGCGTCGCCTACGTGCACGCGCTCGACACCGGCAAGGTGAACGCGCAGTCCCTCGGCAGCGGAGAGCTCCTGCTCGAGCAGCTGGACCGCGCCGACCTCGAGGTGCTGCGCAGCCTGCTGACGGAGCACGTGGAACGCACCGCGTCGCCGCGGGCATCCGCTCTCCTGGAGCGCTTCGAGGAGACGGCGGCCGAGTTCGTCAAGGTTCTTCCCCGTGACTTCGCCGCCGTGCGGAGCATGCGCGAAGAAGCATTGGCCGAGGGGATCGACCCCGACGGCGACATCGTGTGGAACCGCATCCTGGAGGTGACCGGTGGCTGA